The nucleotide sequence AGAATGAATCAGGCATTATGGTTGAAAAGGTGGTTGTACAATAGTGGTCATATAATAAATGCTTGTATATCTTTTTAATAGAAATTTTTTAAAAAAAAGAAGGGTTGATATGTTGCCTTTTTAAAAGTCTTTTGTACCTTTGTGTCATCAAAACGAAAGGCATGCGGGAATAGCTCAGCTGGTAGAGCGCGACCTTGCCAAGGTCGAGGCCGCGGGTTCGAATCCCGTTTCCCGCTCAAGTAAAGAAACGTGGCTAAATGCTGCGTTTTCTTGTTTAGTTCCGAATGTACGGAAGAAAGAGTAAATGCCGGGATGGTGGAATTGGTAGACACGCAAGACTTAAAATCTTGTGTCCATTAGGACGTGCGGGTTCAAGTCCCGCTCCTGGTACTTAGAAAGCTGCGATATTCGCAGCTTTTTTTGTTTTCACAGTCTAGGTATTTGATTTAATTGCTGTGTTAACCCTTAAAAATCATTAAGTAGCACAAATTTCATGTTGCCGATAAAAACAATTACCATAGATGCTTTTTGTTTTTTCGCATATAAATGTAATTTTGCAATCCGGGTCAATTACGTATTTAATGTAATTGATTTATAAAGAAGAGGGGAGAGAATAGGCTCCGTGAACCTCTAGCAACCTATCAGCCCGGAGCAGATAAGGTGCTAACTCCTATCCCGTGGAATAAAACGGGACATATAAATTAATTGCATATATGAAGATTTTCGAAACTTTTGTGTCCTTTTTCAATTTTACCTGCTCAGGCTACTCCTGCAATTTTCTTACTTCACTGAAACTTTGTTGTTGTTGCACGCAATAAAGCATCAGCAAATTTTTACTTTCATTAATCAAAAGGGTTTTTACGCAGTGGAGAATAAGGAATTTAAATATAACGGTACATTTCAGCTTGAGAAGGGCGGTCAAATCAATGGTATTAAAATCGCCTACACTACTTTTGGAAACTTCAAACCTCAAGAGAGTAAGGTAATATGGATCTGCCATGCACTTACTGCAAACTCTGAAGCTTGTGTTTGGTGGGAAGGATTAGTGGGAAAAGGTAAACTCTTTGACCCTGACAAGTATTTCATTATTTGTGCCAATATTTTAGGTTCTTGTTATGGTACTACCGGGCCTTTGGAAATTAATAGTGATACTGGTGAACCTTGGTACTTGGATTTTCCTGAAATTACTATTCGTGATATGGTGGGCGTGCATGAAATACTTCGCACCCATTTAGGAATTGACAAGATATATACATGCATAGGTGGTTCCTTGGGAGGGCAGCAGGCTGTAGAATGGGCCATTATCAATCCTGGTCTGATCGAAAACCTCATTCTTCTTGCTACTAATGCAGTGCATTCTCCATGGGGTATAGCTTTTAATGAAGCCCAACGTATGGCTATTAAGGCTGATAATACCTGGACAGATAAGTCTCCTTTTGCTGGGATAGAAGGCTTAAAAGCGGCAAGGGCTATCGCTTTGCTTTCTTACAGAAACTATAACACCTATAAACACTCCCAGTCTGAAGACTCTGACGACAAACTTGATGACTTTAGAGCTATTTCTTACCAAAACTACCAAGGTGAAAAGCTTGTAAAGCGTTTTAGCTGCCATTCTTATTGGCACTTGTCTAAAGCTATGGACTGCCACAATGTGGGTAGAGGAAGGGGAGGCGTTGCCCAAGCGCTTTCAAAAATTAAATCAAAAACATTGGCTATTGGCATTAAGACCGATGTGCTCTTTCCTGTTTCGGAGCAAATACTTTTGGCTGACCATATTCCTGGTGCTCAATATAGCGAGATTGAATCTCTTTATGGGCATGATGGCTTCCTTATAGAGACTGTGAAAATCAGTGAAGCCATAGAAGGTTTTTTTAAGGGCAATCGCCAAGTGAACTCTTCCATATCTTAATAGCAACTAGGACTTTTCCTTACTTCTTTTTGTTATAACAGTATACCTTCAAACGGGTTTTAAGGTAATGAGGATGAACCTCTATTTCACTTGTGCGTTTAAGCATCAGGTTTACATTACTACCTTTATTCCAAACAGATTTTAACGGTTACATTTAATGAAAAAAGGGTTGAAAATTCTAGGAGGTGCTATACTGCTCTTCCTGTTGGTACTGCTTCTGATACCAGTTTTTTTTAAAGATCAGATCAAAGCTAAAGTGGACGCAGAGTTGGCAAAGACCATCAATGCCGAAGTGAATTTTGAAACAAAAAACTTTCACTTGTCTCTGATCCGTAACTTTCCAAACTTATCTATTGGTATTAATGACTTTTCTTTGGTTGGAAAGGCTGAGGCTTTTAACGGTGACACTTTGTTTAGTGTGGGCTCTATGAGATTTACTGCGGATGTACTATCTTTTTTCCGAGGCAATCAGATTCGGATAGTAAAAGTATCTTTAGACAATCCTTATATATTAACCAAGTTTACTGAAGATGGAAAGTCCAGCTGGGATATTATGATCAGGGATGAAACACAAGTAGAAGAGGAAGGTGAAAGTGAAGGTGAAGCTTCAGAGTTTTCTTTTGGTATAGATAAATGGGAGATAAAGAATGCCCACATTGTTTATGAAGATGCCGCTATGCCGGTATTTGCTGAACTAAGGGGAATGAACCATACAGGTAGTGGTGATTTTACACAAGATATTTTTGATCTTACTACCTCTACTTTTATTCCTCGCGTTAAGGTGGAATATGATGGGACTACCGTCATGGATGAGTATGCTGTTTCGGCAGACGTGGCTCTTCATATGAACATGCTGACCTCTGAGTACCGTTTCCTAGATAACCAGTTCGCTATTAATAACTTTAAATTTGGTTTTGACGGAATGATATCCATGCTTGGGGATGATGTTCAAATGGACATTGTTTTTAATGCCGCAGAAACTGATTTTAAGGACTTGATCTCTATGATACCAGCGGCTTATCTTAAAGATTATGAAGGTTTGGAAGCTCAAGGTACTTTTGCTTTTGATGGATATGCAAAAGGAGTATACAATGACAGTATTATGCCTGCTTTTGGCCTTTTATTAAAAGTAGATGAAGCAATGGTTAAGTATCCAGATTTACCTACTGCTGTTTCTAATATCAATTTAGATATGCATGTTGAGAATAAAGATGGCATTATCAACCATACTGTCCTTGATATCCGCAAGCTTCAGATGAATTTAGGAGGCAACCCTGTCGAGGGTCGGCTTTTAGTGGATGGTTTTGGTCCTTATAATATAGATGCGGATATCTCTGCCAATGTTGACCTTTCAGAAATAACGCAACTATACCCTTTGGATGGGACTGATCTGAAAGGGCTTTTTGAAATGAATGTAAAAGCAAAAGGAACCTATAGTGAAACACAATGGCCTGTGGTTGACGCATATATGGAGCTAAAAGATGGATATGTGAAAAATGCTGATGTGCCTGCGCCATTAGAGGCGCTTAATATGAGTGCTAGCCTTTCAAATAAGGACGGGTCTTTGGCTTCTACTGTATTTAACCTTGAGCGTTTTAACATGCTTTTTCAAAATGAACCTTTTGAGGCGAAAGCATTGGTCAGGAATTTAGAGAACCCGGATTACGATGTGGCTTTTAAGGGAATTTTGGACCTGAAAAAGCTGACTGATTTATATCCTTTGAAAGATATGTCATTAGCAGGTAGGGTCAAAGCTAATATCCATACAAAAGGCAATATGGCTTCTATTGAAGCCGGTAAATACGAGCAGACCTCTACTCGGGGTGAGATGCAGGTAGAAAACTTGGTTTATAGCAGTGTTGCGTTACCTCAAGGTGTGAAACTGTCCAATGCCGTGTTCAAGCTAACCCCTGAGAAAATGGAAATAGCGGAAATGCAAGGCTATGTGGGGGAGAGTGATATAGATGTTAGCGGGTTCTTTGCGAACTATATGGGGTATATGTTTTCTGATCAGGTGCTGAAAGGTAATATGGTTTTTAAGTCTAATAAGTTTGATACGAATGAATGGCTATCTGAAGAAGGAGAAGGCGGTTCAGAGGAAGGTGCCGACACTAAAGCTGGTGATGAGGCACCATTTGAAGTGCCTAAAAACATAGACTTTGTTCTGAATACCTCTATTCATGAAGTGCTATATGATAATATGGTGTTGGCTGACCTAGGCGGGAACATAGTAGTCCGTGATGGTATAATGAAAATGGATAAGCTTAGGTTTAATAGCCTGGGTGGATCATTTCTCGCTAATGGAGTTTATAATACCCAAGATTTGCAGGCCCCGAAGTTTGACATGGATATGGAGTTAAAAGGTGTTCATATTAAAGAAGCGTATCAGACATTTAATACCATGCAAGCATTAGCTCCTGTAGCAGAAAATATGGATGGTGCGTTTTCCACTAATCTTAAAATGGCTGGTGTGCTGGGCAATGATATGAGCCCGGTAATGGAAACTGTAAATGGATCAGGATCCATGAAAATTGTGGATGCCAGTCTGAAAGGGAATAAAGTTATGGGTGGTATTGCTAAGCTTACAAAGGTAGAAGGGCTTGATCCGCTAGTTTTAAAAGATGTATCGCTAAGTTTTAAAATAGTAGATGGAAATTTGGAGGTCAACCCTTTTGACCTGAATGCCGGAAAGATAAAAATGAATATTGGTGGTAAACAGTCTTTGGATGGCGCTCTTGACTATATGGTCAAAATGGATATTCCTGCTGGTAATGTAGGTGCTGCGGTAAATAATGCGATGTCAAAAATTACTGGAAAGGCTACGGATGGTTCGCAGGATATTAAATTAGACTTAGGAATTAGTGGTGATTTTTCAGATCCTAAAGTGAACTTGCTTAGTAGTAGTGTTAAAGAGCAAGTGAAAGATAATGTGAAGAAAGAAGCAGAAAGAAGAGTGAGGGAACAAATAGACAATAGCCGTGAAGCACAGCGGTTAAAAGAAGAAAAGGAGCGTTTAGATGCGGAGAGGGAAAGACTGAGGCAAGAAGCTGCTGATAGGAAAAAAGCCGAGGAGGAAAGGCTTAGGAAAGAGGCCGAAGAGCGAAGGAAAGCGGAAGAGGAACGGTTGCGGGACAAGGTTAAGGATCGAATTCCTGATGGACTCAAGAAACCTAGGTTTTAGTTGATTTATATCATAAAAGAGACAGTTTTTTAGCTGTCTTTTTTGTTTTATAAAATTAGGGTTTAATTTTAGTGCAGATAAGTATTTTTACCTATAAACCTAAAAAAGTTATGTCATTCAGAACAGAGAAGGATACTATGGGGTCGGTGCAGGTTCCGGCAGACAAATACTGGGGAGCGCAAACTCAGAGGTCAAGACAAAACTTTACCATTGGGGGGCAGGTAATGCCAATCGAAGTTATTCGTGCTTTTGCAATATTAAAAAAAGCTGCAGCGCATACCAACTCAGCCCTTGGTGTGATGCCCGCTGACAGAAAAGATGTGATAAGCCAGGTATGTGATGAGATATTAGAGGGTAAGTTGGATGATCAATTTCCCTTGGTTGTTTGGCAGACAGGTTCTGGTACGCAATCCAACATGAATGTTAACGAAGTAGTAGCTAACAGAGCCCATGTTATTTTGGGAGGAAGCCTGGAAGATGAGAAGAAAAAAGTTCACCCGAATGATGATGTGAATAAATCACAATCTTCAAATGATACTTTTCCGACAGCTATGCACATAGCTGCCTATACTTTTATTGTAGAGCAAACTATACCAAAAGTTGAGCTGTTAAGAAATACCTTAGCTGAGAAAGCGGAAAAATTTCAAGAAGTTGTAAAAATTGGTCGTACGCATTTTATGGATGCTACCCCGCTTACATTAGGACATGAGTTTTCTGGTTATGTATCTCAGCTAGACCACGGCCTTAAAGCATTAAAATATACTTTTGACCACCTTTCTGAGCTAGCGCTAGGAGGAACGGCTGTTGGTACAGGGCTTAATACGCCTGAAGGTTATGCAGAAATGGTCGCTGAGAAAATAGCTGAATTTTCTGGACACCCGTTCAAGTCTGCTGAAAATAAATTTGAAGCGCTTGCTGCACACGATGCAATAGTTTCTGTATCAGGTGCGTTAAAGCAATTGGCTGTAAGTTTGATGAAAATAGGCAATGACATCAGAATGCTGGCTTCTGGTCCTCGTTGTGGTATTGGCGAAATTCTTATTCCTGAAAATGAGCCTGGTTCGTCTATTATGCCTGGAAAAGTAAACCCAACCCAGTGTGAAGCATTAACTATGGCGTGTGCGCAAGTGATAGGAAATGACGTGGCGGTAAGTGTAGGTGGAATGAACGGTCATTTTGAGCTTAATGTTTTTAAACCGGTCATGATATATAATGTGCTGATGTCTGCTCGTTTAATTGGTGATGCTTGTGAGTCCTTTAACAATAACTGCGCTGTAGGTATAGAGCCAAACCATGGGGAAATTAAAAAGAACCTTGAAAATTCTTTGATGTTGGTAACGGCACTTAACCCTCATATTGGCTATGAAAATGCAGCTAAAATTGCTAAGAAAGCACATAAGGAAGGTACTACATTGAGAGAGGCTGCTGTGGAGCTAGGGTTGTTGACCGATGAGCAGTTTACCGAATGGGTAAATCCGATGAATATGATTGGTAGCCTTCAGAAGTCTAAATAGGGCGCGCTGAAAAACGCCCAAAATATTGATCTGTATATATTTGTATAATAATAGGAGGTATAGGTGCATGGGTTTTTCGGTTATTTCTGATTTTTCCGTGCACAGTAAGTTAAGAAGCTTTTAGCCCAATATTTTTTTGGGCTAGCCACAAGCGCACAATCTACTTTATGACCTTACATTCGAAGTATTCCAATACGTCTTCATGTAAGGCCATGCGTATCTTGCACACTTGTGACTTTTTCAGCAGGCCCTAAATAATTTTATTTTAGTTTCTGAAAATGACTATATTGGTATTTT is from Cytophagaceae bacterium ABcell3 and encodes:
- the metX gene encoding homoserine O-acetyltransferase, whose protein sequence is MENKEFKYNGTFQLEKGGQINGIKIAYTTFGNFKPQESKVIWICHALTANSEACVWWEGLVGKGKLFDPDKYFIICANILGSCYGTTGPLEINSDTGEPWYLDFPEITIRDMVGVHEILRTHLGIDKIYTCIGGSLGGQQAVEWAIINPGLIENLILLATNAVHSPWGIAFNEAQRMAIKADNTWTDKSPFAGIEGLKAARAIALLSYRNYNTYKHSQSEDSDDKLDDFRAISYQNYQGEKLVKRFSCHSYWHLSKAMDCHNVGRGRGGVAQALSKIKSKTLAIGIKTDVLFPVSEQILLADHIPGAQYSEIESLYGHDGFLIETVKISEAIEGFFKGNRQVNSSIS
- a CDS encoding AsmA-like C-terminal region-containing protein yields the protein MKKGLKILGGAILLFLLVLLLIPVFFKDQIKAKVDAELAKTINAEVNFETKNFHLSLIRNFPNLSIGINDFSLVGKAEAFNGDTLFSVGSMRFTADVLSFFRGNQIRIVKVSLDNPYILTKFTEDGKSSWDIMIRDETQVEEEGESEGEASEFSFGIDKWEIKNAHIVYEDAAMPVFAELRGMNHTGSGDFTQDIFDLTTSTFIPRVKVEYDGTTVMDEYAVSADVALHMNMLTSEYRFLDNQFAINNFKFGFDGMISMLGDDVQMDIVFNAAETDFKDLISMIPAAYLKDYEGLEAQGTFAFDGYAKGVYNDSIMPAFGLLLKVDEAMVKYPDLPTAVSNINLDMHVENKDGIINHTVLDIRKLQMNLGGNPVEGRLLVDGFGPYNIDADISANVDLSEITQLYPLDGTDLKGLFEMNVKAKGTYSETQWPVVDAYMELKDGYVKNADVPAPLEALNMSASLSNKDGSLASTVFNLERFNMLFQNEPFEAKALVRNLENPDYDVAFKGILDLKKLTDLYPLKDMSLAGRVKANIHTKGNMASIEAGKYEQTSTRGEMQVENLVYSSVALPQGVKLSNAVFKLTPEKMEIAEMQGYVGESDIDVSGFFANYMGYMFSDQVLKGNMVFKSNKFDTNEWLSEEGEGGSEEGADTKAGDEAPFEVPKNIDFVLNTSIHEVLYDNMVLADLGGNIVVRDGIMKMDKLRFNSLGGSFLANGVYNTQDLQAPKFDMDMELKGVHIKEAYQTFNTMQALAPVAENMDGAFSTNLKMAGVLGNDMSPVMETVNGSGSMKIVDASLKGNKVMGGIAKLTKVEGLDPLVLKDVSLSFKIVDGNLEVNPFDLNAGKIKMNIGGKQSLDGALDYMVKMDIPAGNVGAAVNNAMSKITGKATDGSQDIKLDLGISGDFSDPKVNLLSSSVKEQVKDNVKKEAERRVREQIDNSREAQRLKEEKERLDAERERLRQEAADRKKAEEERLRKEAEERRKAEEERLRDKVKDRIPDGLKKPRF
- the fumC gene encoding class II fumarate hydratase is translated as MSFRTEKDTMGSVQVPADKYWGAQTQRSRQNFTIGGQVMPIEVIRAFAILKKAAAHTNSALGVMPADRKDVISQVCDEILEGKLDDQFPLVVWQTGSGTQSNMNVNEVVANRAHVILGGSLEDEKKKVHPNDDVNKSQSSNDTFPTAMHIAAYTFIVEQTIPKVELLRNTLAEKAEKFQEVVKIGRTHFMDATPLTLGHEFSGYVSQLDHGLKALKYTFDHLSELALGGTAVGTGLNTPEGYAEMVAEKIAEFSGHPFKSAENKFEALAAHDAIVSVSGALKQLAVSLMKIGNDIRMLASGPRCGIGEILIPENEPGSSIMPGKVNPTQCEALTMACAQVIGNDVAVSVGGMNGHFELNVFKPVMIYNVLMSARLIGDACESFNNNCAVGIEPNHGEIKKNLENSLMLVTALNPHIGYENAAKIAKKAHKEGTTLREAAVELGLLTDEQFTEWVNPMNMIGSLQKSK